One Chlorobaculum limnaeum genomic window carries:
- a CDS encoding ATP-dependent helicase, whose amino-acid sequence MIDLSSLNENQREAVLWDNGPLLVLAGPGSGKTRVLTCRIARILEQSAGQHFRILALTFTNKAAAEMRGRVEELVPGELGRVRLTTFHSYAAELLQQHGNHLSFRPDFQILSNDADREALLDDVIGRIRKNLAFSLPGHFKAAQLLPAVTRLLEQCVPADRAEVLLQQANVENAIPLARVYAAYREALRKTNALDFPSLIAESLDLLTQYPFLVKHIRKVYKHILLDEFQDTNHTQYRILSLIAQPDPTTLFVVADDDQIIYQWNGASPKRIQALRADFGVSELQLPENYRCPPLVIELANSLIEKNLNRSAGKKPLKAVKQGESGDVVRVFHFNTVDEEAGWIAQDISQRNPEGRKNCAVLARTKKLLDLAGRKLEEAGVPVYYAARKDEFKSAPLRMLHSILRLVNATDDKQSLARLSKAFYELEGISIELAPVLSRASADGKDLLRAWLDEVKRRDALEEETRQLLETGIKPLLNSLNYRDFADKLLKWSGACQQSSRPDENAFNEFEEECEVWKILVSEITKKFEGEDVNLHQLLHELDLTSKTPPKQSEAVPCFTIHASKGMEFGHVYLMGMVEDQLPSYWAAKKGDKSLEMQEERRNCFVAITRAQESLTLTFSAEVFGWAKQPSRFLGEMGIEI is encoded by the coding sequence ATGATCGATTTATCATCACTGAACGAAAACCAGCGTGAGGCTGTACTGTGGGACAATGGGCCTCTTCTCGTTTTGGCCGGCCCCGGTTCTGGTAAGACAAGGGTGCTGACCTGCCGGATCGCCCGGATTCTGGAACAATCCGCCGGGCAGCATTTCCGGATTCTGGCGCTGACTTTCACTAACAAGGCCGCCGCTGAGATGCGCGGCAGGGTCGAGGAACTGGTTCCCGGCGAACTTGGCCGGGTTCGGCTCACCACGTTTCATTCTTACGCTGCCGAGCTTCTCCAGCAGCATGGCAACCATCTCAGCTTCCGTCCCGATTTCCAGATCCTCTCGAACGACGCCGACCGGGAAGCCCTACTGGACGATGTTATCGGCCGGATTCGCAAGAATTTGGCATTCTCCCTCCCCGGCCATTTCAAGGCCGCCCAACTCCTCCCGGCGGTTACCCGGCTTCTCGAACAATGCGTTCCTGCGGATCGGGCGGAAGTTCTGCTCCAGCAAGCGAACGTAGAGAACGCCATACCGCTGGCCCGTGTCTACGCCGCCTACCGGGAAGCACTGCGCAAAACAAACGCCCTCGATTTTCCAAGCCTGATCGCGGAGTCGCTTGACCTTCTGACCCAATACCCCTTCCTGGTGAAGCATATACGCAAGGTTTATAAGCATATTCTTCTCGATGAATTCCAGGACACCAACCACACCCAATACCGGATTCTTTCGCTTATCGCCCAGCCAGACCCCACCACGCTTTTCGTCGTGGCCGATGACGATCAGATCATTTACCAATGGAACGGCGCGAGTCCCAAAAGGATTCAGGCGTTGCGGGCCGATTTCGGAGTCTCCGAGTTGCAGCTTCCGGAAAACTACCGCTGCCCGCCGCTGGTCATCGAACTGGCCAACTCGCTTATTGAAAAGAACCTGAACCGTTCTGCCGGGAAAAAACCGTTGAAGGCTGTCAAGCAGGGTGAAAGCGGAGATGTCGTGCGGGTGTTCCATTTCAACACCGTGGACGAGGAAGCCGGGTGGATCGCGCAAGACATATCGCAAAGAAATCCTGAGGGGCGGAAAAACTGCGCTGTTCTCGCCCGGACCAAAAAGCTTCTGGACCTGGCCGGACGAAAACTTGAGGAGGCCGGGGTTCCAGTCTATTACGCCGCCCGCAAGGATGAATTCAAAAGCGCTCCCTTGAGGATGCTGCACTCTATCCTCCGCCTGGTGAACGCAACGGATGACAAGCAATCACTCGCGAGACTTTCCAAGGCGTTTTACGAGCTCGAAGGCATCAGTATCGAGCTGGCCCCCGTGCTTTCCCGCGCATCCGCCGACGGCAAGGACTTGCTACGTGCCTGGCTTGACGAGGTGAAGCGGCGTGACGCTCTGGAAGAAGAAACGCGGCAGCTGCTCGAAACCGGCATAAAGCCGCTTCTAAACTCGTTAAATTACCGAGACTTCGCAGACAAACTGCTGAAATGGTCGGGAGCTTGTCAGCAATCATCGAGGCCGGATGAAAACGCCTTCAACGAATTCGAAGAGGAATGCGAGGTCTGGAAAATACTTGTTTCGGAAATCACCAAGAAATTCGAAGGAGAGGATGTGAACCTTCATCAGTTGCTTCATGAACTGGACCTCACATCCAAAACACCGCCCAAACAATCGGAAGCGGTTCCCTGTTTCACCATCCACGCATCGAAGGGTATGGAATTTGGCCATGTCTACCTCATGGGTATGGTGGAAGATCAGCTTCCCAGCTATTGGGCCGCCAAGAAGGGTGACAAATCCCTTGAGATGCAGGAAGAGCGACGGAACTGTTTTGTCGCTATTACGCGCGCTCAGGAAAGCCTGACCTTGACTTTCTCGGCCGAGGTTTTCGGATGGGCGAAGCAGCCTTCCAGGTTCCTTGGCGAAATGGGAATCGAGATCTGA
- the trbB gene encoding P-type conjugative transfer ATPase TrbB has product MQDTVTRRRAASLHSAVEPIVRFLEQESILEIMLNADGRIWVDEAGIGMYCTGTVMSSDDAERMIRLIAASTNAEVHENSPSLAARMPVWGARLQACVPPLVPSPVFSLRKPAKIVFTLEDYIRQGILSEAQAAYLDDAVKARKNLMIGGGTGSGKTTLANALLHSISSTKDRIYIVEDNLELQCSAENMVQILVQPPLYTHRQAIMDALRLRPDRIIVGEVRDGAALDMLKAWNTGHPGGLATIHANSTTAMLQRLCQLIEEVVPTAPKELIGEAIDLCVHIHRNPNHPAGRSLMGIIAVNGFDQNNAWVLEPFIEQS; this is encoded by the coding sequence ATGCAAGATACCGTTACCCGCCGCCGGGCTGCCTCCCTGCACAGCGCAGTTGAGCCGATTGTCCGGTTTCTTGAGCAGGAGAGTATCCTTGAGATCATGCTCAATGCGGATGGTCGGATATGGGTTGACGAGGCGGGAATCGGCATGTACTGCACTGGCACCGTCATGTCATCGGACGATGCCGAGCGCATGATTCGCCTGATCGCGGCATCAACGAACGCCGAGGTTCACGAAAACAGTCCCTCCCTTGCGGCCCGAATGCCGGTCTGGGGCGCTCGCCTTCAGGCGTGCGTTCCGCCGCTTGTGCCTTCTCCCGTGTTCTCCCTTCGTAAACCTGCTAAAATTGTCTTCACCCTTGAGGATTACATCCGCCAGGGGATTTTGAGCGAAGCCCAGGCAGCCTATCTCGACGATGCAGTCAAGGCCCGGAAAAACCTCATGATCGGCGGCGGCACCGGATCGGGTAAAACGACTCTGGCAAACGCCCTCCTGCACAGCATCTCCTCGACGAAAGACCGCATCTATATCGTCGAGGACAACCTCGAATTACAGTGTTCAGCAGAAAATATGGTGCAGATTCTGGTGCAGCCACCGCTTTATACTCACCGGCAGGCGATCATGGACGCTCTGCGGCTCAGGCCCGACCGGATCATCGTCGGAGAGGTTCGGGACGGCGCGGCGCTCGATATGCTCAAGGCCTGGAACACCGGCCATCCCGGTGGTCTGGCCACCATTCACGCCAACAGCACCACGGCCATGCTCCAGCGTCTTTGTCAACTGATCGAAGAGGTGGTGCCGACAGCTCCGAAGGAGCTTATCGGCGAAGCCATCGATCTTTGCGTTCACATCCATCGCAACCCGAATCATCCTGCCGGGCGCTCTTTGATGGGCATCATTGCCGTCAACGGGTTTGACCAGAACAACGCATGGGTTCTCGAACCGTTCATCGAGCAGAGTTGA
- a CDS encoding ATP-dependent nuclease — protein sequence MRLVEVKIENFRGVRSLHLLLDGLTVLIGENNTGKSTVLEAIRLVLMRGFGMRRGGQFTEYDFHLKDPTATPQTAEPISITLHFAEEQEGEWPDAVVQQMSEVIQLDMTAGLNHIWLQAKGSFQAESASFETKWAFLNSGGVELVLKNATPLNLISRFVPIFFLSALRDASQEFGQRGQFWSGFLKSIQLPDDQREKIEEMLQEVNTSVIGANAGLTEVTKKIADAGRLVPLDATDPVALEAIPTRVFDMVGKIQVHLKSSQGAKLPLHRHGEGTQSLAVLMLFQAFAAANLAEAYAPESIPILALEEPEAHLHPSAIRSLGSFLETMTGQIIVSSHSGDLVSRVPVMALRRLYKHTGETKIGRVESGVFTDRELQAIDYSIRLARGHYLFSRCWLLVEGESDFHLMPLLFELIGHSQDQVSFSVLEVSQVIDKGEPLIKFAKALGIQWFLMADGDHAGNDYVNRANNHLATGENLADRARTLTHADIEHEFWRNGYAGFIENMVTNTRKGQIATEAAGDDVKKTKLLIKAAIKQAGGKPAFAQAMVNEVRQRGVGSIPQTIQDIIARVVQLAGG from the coding sequence ATGAGACTTGTTGAAGTTAAAATAGAAAACTTTCGCGGCGTCCGCTCACTGCATCTGCTCCTGGATGGTTTAACAGTCCTGATCGGCGAGAACAACACCGGTAAATCAACAGTTCTGGAGGCTATCCGGCTGGTTTTGATGCGCGGTTTCGGTATGCGGCGCGGCGGGCAGTTCACCGAATACGACTTTCACCTGAAGGACCCGACCGCCACGCCGCAGACAGCGGAGCCGATTTCAATCACCCTGCATTTCGCCGAGGAACAGGAGGGGGAATGGCCTGATGCTGTCGTCCAGCAGATGAGCGAAGTGATTCAGTTGGATATGACAGCCGGATTGAACCATATCTGGTTACAGGCCAAGGGCTCTTTCCAGGCGGAATCGGCGTCATTTGAAACCAAATGGGCCTTTCTCAATTCCGGCGGCGTGGAACTGGTTCTCAAGAACGCAACGCCGCTCAATCTGATTTCCCGGTTCGTGCCGATTTTCTTCCTTTCGGCGCTGCGCGACGCCTCTCAGGAATTCGGGCAACGCGGCCAGTTCTGGAGCGGTTTCCTGAAATCCATCCAGCTTCCCGACGACCAGCGGGAAAAGATCGAGGAAATGCTCCAGGAGGTCAACACGTCGGTCATCGGAGCGAACGCCGGGCTGACCGAGGTCACGAAAAAGATCGCTGACGCCGGGCGGCTTGTCCCGCTGGATGCCACCGATCCCGTGGCGCTGGAAGCGATCCCGACCCGAGTCTTCGACATGGTCGGAAAAATCCAGGTGCATCTGAAGTCGAGCCAAGGCGCGAAACTTCCCCTGCACCGTCATGGCGAAGGAACACAGAGTCTTGCCGTGCTGATGCTCTTTCAGGCCTTCGCCGCCGCCAACCTGGCCGAAGCCTATGCCCCGGAATCCATACCGATTCTGGCGTTGGAAGAACCCGAGGCGCATCTTCACCCATCAGCGATCCGTTCTCTTGGATCGTTTCTGGAAACGATGACCGGACAGATTATTGTTTCGAGCCATTCCGGTGATCTGGTCTCGAGGGTTCCGGTCATGGCGCTACGCAGACTATACAAACACACTGGAGAAACGAAAATAGGCCGGGTGGAGAGCGGCGTCTTCACGGATCGGGAATTACAGGCCATCGACTACAGCATACGCCTCGCCAGGGGTCATTATCTGTTTTCCCGCTGCTGGCTGTTAGTGGAAGGCGAATCGGATTTCCACCTCATGCCGCTGCTTTTCGAATTAATAGGGCACTCGCAGGATCAAGTCAGCTTCTCCGTTCTGGAAGTAAGCCAGGTTATCGACAAGGGCGAACCGCTTATAAAATTCGCCAAAGCGCTGGGCATTCAGTGGTTTTTGATGGCGGACGGAGATCATGCCGGAAACGATTATGTGAACCGCGCAAACAACCACCTCGCGACAGGCGAAAACCTCGCAGACCGTGCTCGGACATTAACTCATGCCGACATTGAGCATGAGTTCTGGCGTAATGGTTATGCCGGCTTTATCGAAAACATGGTGACCAATACACGCAAGGGCCAAATCGCAACCGAGGCTGCGGGCGACGACGTCAAAAAAACGAAACTTTTGATCAAGGCGGCCATCAAGCAAGCGGGGGGGAAACCGGCTTTTGCTCAAGCCATGGTGAATGAGGTTCGGCAACGTGGAGTCGGCTCTATCCCGCAGACAATTCAGGACATCATCGCCCGTGTTGTCCAATTGGCCGGAGGTTGA
- the trbE gene encoding conjugal transfer protein TrbE has protein sequence MFSLRQYREPTSRLPDYLPWAALVAPGVVLQKDAALQKTVAFRGPDLASSSPSELVSAVARLNNALKRLGSGWSLFVEAQRFEHSEYPAAEWRHAAAWLLDMERKGQFEEAGSHFESAYYLTFVRSLPATRNGKLSGIFYDDPEQNDPVIDNERELEQFMKQVREIVDILAGVFVEVRELDDEATLTYLHSTISTSRHPVSAPETPIYLDALLPDVALTVGDICMLGEHFIPTITFTGFPSTSLPGMLDELNHLQIEYRWVVRYICLDKEDARKEIERYRRQWWGKRKNLLTLLKEEATKEPSALLDSAAANKAADADAALQELGDDLVSFGMMTCTVTVSHPDLQEAMRRIRRVKQVIQSRGFVVKDEALNSREAWLGSLPGHVYANVRRPVISTLNLAHLMPLSAIWAGEDENRHLRDVCGCGSPHIVCSTTGSTPFKLNLNISDVGHTLIVGPTGAGKSTLLSMLALQWLRYPGSQVLIFDKDRSSRSATIAAGGAYYEPGSESASYSFQPLQAIDEPAERIWAAEFILLLLREQKIQESPAMKKEIDDALQNFASGARQHRTLTVFVDLVQSKEIRDALRPYTMQGNYGEIFDAERESMESSDWVTIEMNSLMSMSQEAVIPALFYLFHRVEQRFDGRPTLLVLDEAWLFLKHPVFMSQLQNWLKTLRKKNVYVVFATQEIADAADSPIMSTILSACHTKIWLPDEEALTPAMTESYRKFGLSDTEIMLLANAQKKRDYYYRSVKGRRLFNLNMGPVALAFAGLSGPDDQREMDRIVREVPKSGQAAALLRYCGLDWAEELLASVNPDSSLSS, from the coding sequence ATGTTCAGTCTCAGGCAATATCGTGAACCGACCAGCCGGTTGCCGGATTACCTCCCCTGGGCGGCGCTCGTGGCTCCGGGCGTGGTGCTGCAAAAGGATGCCGCGTTGCAGAAGACCGTGGCGTTTCGCGGCCCCGACCTGGCCAGCTCTTCGCCCTCCGAGCTTGTCTCCGCCGTCGCGCGGCTGAACAACGCTCTGAAGCGGCTTGGTTCAGGCTGGAGCCTTTTTGTCGAGGCCCAGCGGTTCGAGCACTCGGAGTATCCGGCAGCTGAGTGGCGTCACGCCGCTGCATGGCTGCTCGATATGGAGCGGAAGGGGCAGTTCGAGGAGGCCGGTTCCCATTTTGAATCAGCCTACTATCTGACCTTTGTGCGCTCGCTTCCGGCAACTCGTAATGGCAAGCTCTCCGGCATTTTTTATGACGATCCGGAGCAGAACGATCCGGTGATCGATAACGAGCGGGAGCTTGAGCAGTTCATGAAGCAGGTACGCGAGATCGTCGATATTCTGGCCGGTGTGTTTGTCGAGGTTCGTGAACTCGATGACGAGGCCACGCTGACCTATCTGCACAGCACGATTTCGACGAGCCGCCATCCGGTCAGCGCACCGGAGACGCCGATCTACCTCGATGCGCTCTTGCCCGATGTCGCCCTGACGGTTGGTGACATCTGTATGCTTGGCGAGCATTTCATACCGACGATCACCTTTACCGGTTTTCCATCCACCTCCCTGCCGGGAATGCTCGACGAGCTGAATCACCTCCAGATCGAGTACCGATGGGTTGTCCGGTATATCTGCCTCGACAAAGAGGATGCTCGAAAGGAGATCGAGCGGTACCGGCGGCAGTGGTGGGGGAAGCGGAAAAACCTGCTCACTCTGCTCAAGGAGGAGGCCACCAAAGAGCCTTCGGCGTTGCTCGACAGCGCGGCGGCCAACAAGGCAGCCGATGCCGATGCCGCTCTTCAGGAGCTTGGGGATGATCTGGTCTCCTTCGGCATGATGACCTGCACGGTCACGGTCAGCCATCCCGACCTTCAGGAGGCGATGCGGCGGATTCGGCGGGTGAAGCAGGTGATCCAGAGCCGGGGCTTCGTGGTCAAGGATGAAGCCCTCAACAGCCGGGAAGCATGGCTTGGCAGCCTGCCGGGGCATGTCTATGCCAATGTCCGGAGGCCGGTTATCAGCACCCTGAACCTCGCCCATCTGATGCCGCTTTCGGCGATCTGGGCGGGCGAAGACGAGAACCGCCACCTGAGGGATGTCTGCGGTTGCGGTTCTCCGCACATCGTCTGTTCGACCACCGGCAGCACCCCCTTCAAGCTCAATTTGAATATCAGCGATGTCGGCCATACGCTCATCGTCGGGCCGACAGGTGCCGGAAAATCGACCTTGCTCTCGATGCTTGCCCTGCAATGGTTGCGCTATCCCGGTTCGCAGGTGCTGATTTTCGACAAGGACCGGTCGTCCCGTTCGGCAACCATTGCCGCAGGCGGCGCTTATTACGAGCCGGGCAGCGAGAGCGCTTCGTATTCGTTCCAGCCATTGCAGGCGATTGACGAACCGGCGGAAAGAATCTGGGCGGCTGAATTTATCCTGCTGCTGCTCAGGGAGCAGAAGATTCAGGAATCGCCCGCCATGAAGAAAGAGATCGACGACGCCTTGCAGAACTTCGCTTCCGGTGCCAGGCAGCACCGCACCCTTACTGTTTTTGTCGATCTCGTGCAGAGCAAAGAGATTCGCGATGCTCTGCGGCCGTATACCATGCAGGGCAATTACGGGGAGATTTTCGATGCTGAGCGCGAGTCGATGGAATCGTCTGACTGGGTGACCATCGAAATGAACAGCCTCATGAGCATGAGCCAGGAGGCTGTCATTCCGGCGCTGTTCTATCTCTTCCACCGCGTCGAGCAGCGGTTCGACGGTCGCCCGACTCTCTTGGTGCTTGACGAGGCGTGGCTTTTCCTCAAGCATCCGGTCTTTATGAGTCAGTTGCAGAACTGGCTGAAAACCCTCCGCAAGAAAAATGTCTATGTGGTGTTCGCCACGCAGGAGATCGCCGACGCCGCCGATTCGCCAATCATGTCCACCATTCTTTCGGCCTGTCATACCAAAATTTGGCTGCCCGACGAAGAGGCTCTGACTCCGGCCATGACCGAATCGTACCGGAAGTTCGGGCTGAGCGACACGGAAATCATGCTCTTGGCCAATGCACAGAAAAAGCGGGACTACTACTACCGCTCCGTCAAGGGACGACGGCTTTTCAATCTGAATATGGGGCCGGTCGCACTCGCTTTCGCCGGGCTTTCCGGGCCGGACGACCAGCGAGAGATGGATCGCATCGTCAGGGAGGTGCCGAAGTCCGGGCAGGCGGCAGCGTTGCTTCGTTACTGCGGCCTCGACTGGGCTGAAGAGTTGCTCGCCAGCGTGAACCCTGATTCATCACTTTCATCGTAA
- a CDS encoding PIN domain-containing protein, translating to MPSRYIIDTSVLIRFPQILSRAGNRKLVIPESVLEELSFRNKGSKWSDVSELIKSSLSAGVKIVKAPDSINGEIIASDSHAQLLSGADFDIARIANNYAEQLGSDAPCVVTDDKALAYFLSTRNIKSISGSEFIGGSKEESLNQDLEDQADKVVASQKRYLITSFVLGILASLAGNLVYSNIALLVSTISVWGTMVGLPILGLGLFWYREKFRLSYGAFEFCVGLIMSYYVFFPKFNYSGIGFSEGIQILGGLYVMVRGLDNIGKGVDGTRFESFWKKVF from the coding sequence ATGCCCAGTCGATACATAATTGATACAAGTGTTCTCATTAGATTTCCGCAGATATTGTCTCGCGCCGGGAACAGGAAACTTGTTATTCCTGAGTCTGTTTTGGAAGAACTCTCTTTTAGAAACAAAGGGAGCAAGTGGTCTGATGTCTCCGAATTAATTAAGTCATCCCTTTCTGCTGGTGTCAAAATTGTTAAAGCACCCGATAGTATAAATGGAGAAATAATAGCGTCTGATAGTCACGCTCAACTTCTTAGTGGTGCAGATTTTGATATTGCACGCATAGCGAATAACTACGCAGAACAACTCGGGTCAGATGCACCATGCGTTGTTACTGATGACAAAGCATTGGCTTATTTTTTGTCAACAAGAAACATTAAATCAATTTCAGGGTCTGAATTTATTGGCGGAAGTAAGGAAGAGTCCCTAAACCAAGACCTTGAAGATCAGGCAGACAAGGTCGTTGCTTCACAAAAACGCTACCTCATAACGAGTTTTGTTCTCGGCATTCTTGCTTCACTTGCAGGTAATTTGGTTTATTCGAACATTGCCCTGTTGGTCTCAACAATTAGCGTTTGGGGAACAATGGTAGGCTTGCCCATACTCGGTTTGGGCCTGTTTTGGTATCGAGAAAAATTTCGTCTTTCATACGGCGCATTCGAGTTTTGTGTTGGGCTTATAATGTCATATTACGTTTTCTTCCCAAAGTTTAATTATTCAGGAATAGGGTTTTCAGAGGGTATTCAAATACTCGGTGGGCTTTATGTAATGGTTCGAGGGCTAGACAATATTGGAAAAGGAGTCGATGGAACGAGATTTGAATCATTTTGGAAGAAAGTGTTTTGA
- a CDS encoding type II toxin-antitoxin system RelE/ParE family toxin, which produces MEIFKNKWFNKFAKHEGISDSALLEAIAAAERGLIDADYGGGVIKQRIARPGEGKSGGYRSVILFRSGDKAFFVFGFAKSARANISRAEERDFKDLSKEVFSLSETTLQTLIKRGAFVPVKRDEKSKNL; this is translated from the coding sequence GTGGAGATTTTCAAGAACAAGTGGTTCAACAAGTTTGCCAAGCATGAGGGCATTTCGGACAGTGCGTTACTGGAGGCAATCGCGGCGGCTGAACGAGGCTTGATTGATGCCGATTATGGCGGTGGGGTTATCAAGCAGCGAATTGCGCGCCCCGGTGAGGGGAAGTCCGGCGGTTACAGGTCGGTCATTCTGTTTCGTTCGGGAGATAAAGCGTTTTTCGTGTTTGGGTTTGCCAAGAGTGCGCGTGCAAACATCAGTCGCGCTGAAGAACGCGATTTCAAAGACCTGTCAAAAGAGGTTTTTTCACTGTCAGAAACCACTCTTCAGACGTTAATCAAACGAGGGGCCTTTGTGCCTGTAAAGCGTGATGAAAAAAGCAAAAACCTATAA
- a CDS encoding helix-turn-helix domain-containing protein — protein MKKAKTYKSDAFAAIHQTVSDMHEAGAVSKQTMRRFDESCLTPVHEFTPEEIRALRDREEVSQVVFAHYLNVTKESISQWERGQKKPAGPSLKLLSLVKRKGLDAIA, from the coding sequence ATGAAAAAAGCAAAAACCTATAAGAGCGACGCCTTTGCGGCGATCCACCAGACCGTTTCCGATATGCACGAGGCGGGAGCTGTCAGCAAGCAGACCATGCGCCGGTTTGACGAATCGTGCTTGACCCCTGTTCACGAGTTCACCCCCGAAGAGATCAGGGCATTACGAGACCGGGAAGAGGTGAGCCAGGTTGTTTTCGCCCACTACCTGAATGTGACGAAAGAGTCCATCAGCCAATGGGAGCGCGGACAGAAGAAGCCTGCCGGGCCATCCCTGAAATTGCTATCTCTGGTGAAGCGCAAGGGGTTGGACGCGATTGCTTGA
- a CDS encoding TrbC/VirB2 family protein, producing MKKLFLTIGLLMMANVAFATSTGMPWETPLNQLLDSLTGPVSRVLGAAAIIGLGIGIAFSEGGGMMRKALWVVMGLAIAFNALSWGLTFMGFGGGLLV from the coding sequence ATGAAAAAGCTATTTCTCACCATCGGGCTGTTGATGATGGCCAATGTCGCCTTTGCAACCTCGACCGGCATGCCCTGGGAAACCCCGCTCAACCAGTTGCTTGACTCCCTGACCGGCCCAGTCAGCAGGGTGCTCGGAGCGGCGGCCATCATCGGTCTTGGCATCGGCATCGCCTTTTCGGAAGGTGGCGGCATGATGCGCAAAGCTCTCTGGGTTGTCATGGGGCTTGCCATCGCTTTCAACGCCTTGAGCTGGGGACTGACGTTCATGGGTTTTGGGGGAGGATTGCTGGTATGA
- a CDS encoding conjugal transfer protein translates to MSMKRMLKMLAVSGMLVTGCVAVPGLQHDAQAALTVIDLSNLQQNTLTAVRTAQQIENQIEQIRNQVRSLQTLSASTFSPLTGIYASNMRELDGLLADVQGISFDLNKIDSQFDQLFPEGTWDHIDQNQYQKYYQDWNRELSEAAKVAMKSQSVIQRSQAYNNEAAAILSRSAGADGQVRQIQATNQMLGIMSGQLDGLTQSLAFSARVTATAAATAAQKEEAERAFSTQMWSDYAGWKSSGAKYSNMPDLKK, encoded by the coding sequence ATGTCCATGAAACGAATGCTGAAAATGCTTGCCGTCAGCGGGATGCTGGTCACCGGTTGCGTGGCTGTGCCGGGCCTGCAACACGATGCGCAGGCGGCCTTGACGGTTATCGACCTCTCCAATCTTCAGCAGAACACGCTGACGGCGGTGAGGACGGCGCAGCAGATCGAGAACCAGATCGAGCAGATCAGAAATCAGGTGCGCTCGTTGCAGACCCTTTCCGCATCGACCTTTTCACCACTGACCGGCATCTATGCCAGCAATATGAGGGAACTCGATGGTTTGCTTGCCGATGTTCAGGGGATCAGCTTCGATCTGAATAAGATCGATAGCCAGTTCGATCAGCTCTTCCCGGAAGGAACATGGGATCACATCGATCAGAACCAGTACCAGAAATACTATCAGGACTGGAATCGTGAGCTTTCCGAAGCTGCCAAGGTTGCCATGAAATCGCAAAGCGTGATCCAGCGTTCGCAGGCATACAACAACGAGGCCGCAGCCATCCTGAGCCGGTCGGCTGGTGCCGATGGCCAGGTGCGGCAGATTCAGGCAACGAACCAGATGCTTGGCATCATGTCAGGTCAGCTCGACGGCCTGACGCAAAGCCTTGCGTTCAGCGCTCGTGTGACCGCCACGGCAGCGGCGACGGCTGCCCAGAAAGAGGAGGCTGAACGGGCCTTTTCAACGCAGATGTGGAGCGATTACGCCGGATGGAAGTCATCCGGTGCCAAATACAGCAATATGCCCGATTTGAAAAAATAA
- a CDS encoding VirB3 family type IV secretion system protein produces the protein MILLGGLPRTVGLILWTISVALAFGMQQLWVLPVAIVLHVLLMALTRRDPFFFDVFIRALKSPKILYP, from the coding sequence GTGATCCTGCTTGGCGGCTTGCCGCGCACGGTCGGCCTGATCCTCTGGACGATCTCCGTCGCGCTGGCTTTCGGTATGCAGCAGCTCTGGGTGTTGCCGGTTGCCATTGTGCTGCATGTGCTGCTTATGGCGCTGACACGGCGCGATCCCTTTTTCTTCGATGTGTTTATCCGGGCTTTGAAATCGCCGAAAATCCTTTACCCCTGA